Proteins from a single region of Flavobacterium sp. K5-23:
- a CDS encoding ABC transporter ATP-binding protein codes for MSTILEVNKVVKQYGDYVALNEVSLSVPKGSIYGLLGPNGAGKTSLIRIINQITLPDSGEIIFDGEKLQQKHVQYIGYLPEERGLYNSMKVGEQCLYLAQMKGLSKAEAKKQLEYWFDRLGIQGWWNKKIQELSKGMAQKIQFVVCVLHKPKLLIFDEPFSGFDPVNANVIKDEILALRDEGATIIFSTHRMESVEELCDDIALIHKSNKLIEGKLLDVKRQFKTNSFEVGILTDNVEGLMYAITQKFTVSPANFKSLNNELKLEIHLGNGLPNELLHILTQRGQVTHFVEKIPSVNDIFIQTVTEK; via the coding sequence ATGAGTACCATACTTGAAGTCAATAAAGTAGTGAAGCAATACGGGGATTACGTAGCGCTAAACGAAGTTTCATTATCTGTTCCTAAAGGTAGTATTTATGGGTTATTAGGCCCTAATGGAGCTGGGAAAACATCCCTGATCCGTATCATCAATCAAATCACTTTACCGGATAGTGGCGAAATCATCTTTGATGGTGAAAAGCTACAGCAAAAACACGTTCAATACATAGGTTATTTACCTGAAGAAAGAGGGTTGTATAACAGTATGAAAGTGGGAGAGCAATGTTTGTATCTAGCACAAATGAAAGGACTTTCAAAGGCTGAAGCGAAGAAACAATTAGAATATTGGTTTGACCGTTTGGGAATTCAAGGTTGGTGGAACAAGAAAATTCAGGAACTTTCAAAAGGAATGGCTCAAAAAATCCAGTTTGTTGTTTGTGTTTTGCACAAACCCAAACTACTTATTTTTGACGAACCTTTCTCTGGTTTTGACCCTGTAAATGCTAATGTTATCAAAGATGAAATATTGGCATTAAGAGACGAAGGAGCTACCATTATTTTTTCTACGCATAGAATGGAGAGTGTTGAAGAATTGTGTGATGATATTGCATTGATTCACAAATCAAATAAACTGATTGAAGGAAAATTGCTCGATGTTAAAAGACAATTCAAAACCAATAGTTTTGAAGTTGGTATTTTAACTGATAACGTGGAAGGGTTGATGTATGCTATTACTCAAAAATTCACCGTTAGTCCGGCTAATTTCAAATCCCTGAACAACGAATTGAAACTTGAAATTCATCTTGGAAATGGATTGCCAAATGAATTACTGCATATCTTGACACAAAGAGGGCAAGTCACTCATTTTGTCGAAAAAATACCAAGTGTAAACGATATTTTTATCCAAACAGTAACAGAAAAATAA
- the dnaJ gene encoding molecular chaperone DnaJ — translation MKKDFYEILGISKGADAAAIKKAYRKKAIEHHPDKNPGDKSAEEKFKLAAEAYEILSDPNKKAKYDQYGHQAFDGSGGFGGGGHGGMNMDDIFSQFGDIFGGGFGGFGGGGGGGVRRSKGSNLRIKVKLTLEEIANGVEKKVKVKRKVQAAGVSYKTCSTCNGQGQVMRVTNTILGRMQSATTCPACGGSGQILDKKPAEADSQGMVLEDETVSIKIPAGVVDGMQLKVSGKGNDAPGNSVPGDLIVAIEELEHELLKREGENLHYDLYISFAEAVLGISKDIEAINGKVRIKLEDGIQSGKILRLKGKGIPSINGYGSGDLLVHVNVWTPKTLNKEQKQFFEKNIEDENFVPNPEKSDKSFFEKVKDMFS, via the coding sequence ATGAAAAAAGATTTTTACGAGATATTAGGGATTTCTAAAGGCGCTGATGCAGCTGCCATAAAGAAAGCTTATAGAAAAAAAGCTATTGAGCACCATCCTGACAAAAATCCAGGAGACAAATCGGCAGAAGAAAAATTCAAGTTGGCTGCTGAAGCTTATGAGATATTAAGTGATCCTAATAAAAAAGCAAAGTACGATCAATATGGTCATCAAGCTTTTGATGGTTCAGGAGGTTTTGGCGGTGGAGGTCATGGCGGAATGAACATGGATGATATCTTTAGTCAGTTTGGAGATATTTTTGGTGGAGGTTTTGGTGGTTTCGGAGGCGGCGGAGGCGGAGGTGTTCGTCGTTCTAAAGGAAGTAACCTGCGCATAAAAGTAAAATTGACACTGGAAGAAATTGCTAACGGTGTTGAGAAAAAAGTAAAAGTAAAACGTAAAGTTCAAGCAGCTGGCGTAAGTTATAAAACTTGTTCTACCTGTAATGGTCAAGGTCAGGTGATGCGTGTTACCAATACAATTCTTGGTAGAATGCAATCAGCCACCACTTGTCCTGCATGTGGAGGTTCTGGTCAAATCTTAGATAAAAAGCCTGCTGAAGCTGATTCTCAAGGAATGGTTCTTGAAGATGAAACGGTTTCTATAAAAATACCTGCGGGTGTTGTTGACGGAATGCAACTAAAAGTTTCCGGTAAAGGAAACGATGCTCCAGGAAACAGTGTGCCAGGAGATTTAATCGTTGCGATAGAAGAGCTTGAACATGAGTTGCTGAAACGTGAAGGTGAGAATTTACATTATGATTTATACATCAGTTTTGCTGAAGCTGTTTTAGGAATTTCAAAAGATATTGAAGCTATCAACGGTAAAGTAAGAATCAAACTGGAGGATGGAATTCAATCAGGAAAAATTCTAAGATTAAAAGGAAAAGGAATTCCTAGTATTAATGGTTATGGAAGCGGTGATCTTTTAGTACATGTGAATGTGTGGACTCCCAAAACATTAAACAAAGAACAAAAACAATTTTTTGAAAAAAATATCGAAGATGAAAATTTTGTTCCAAATCCTGAAAAATCAGATAAATCATTTTTTGAGAAAGTAAAAGACATGTTCTCTTAA
- a CDS encoding nucleotide exchange factor GrpE, protein MKFKNIFKNTTNMTTDNIEIDQELDGATLENNANDDQPIVEELSVEEQLTKDLANEKDKFLRLFAEFENYKRRTTKERIELFKTANQEVLLAMLPVLDDFDRAMVEISKSEDEIMLKGVELIHEKLKSTMVGKGLEQVEVKAGDVFDADFAEAITQIPAASDKMKGKIVDVLEKGYKLGDKIIRFPKVVIGN, encoded by the coding sequence ATGAAGTTTAAGAATATATTTAAAAATACAACAAATATGACTACTGATAATATAGAAATCGATCAAGAATTAGATGGTGCGACATTAGAAAATAATGCAAATGATGATCAGCCTATTGTTGAGGAATTAAGTGTTGAAGAGCAATTAACGAAAGACTTGGCAAATGAGAAAGATAAATTTCTACGTTTGTTTGCTGAATTTGAAAATTACAAAAGAAGAACTACAAAAGAGCGTATCGAATTGTTTAAAACAGCAAACCAAGAAGTGTTATTGGCAATGCTACCGGTTTTAGATGATTTTGATAGAGCTATGGTTGAGATTAGTAAATCAGAAGATGAGATAATGCTAAAAGGTGTTGAGCTTATTCATGAAAAACTAAAAAGTACTATGGTAGGTAAAGGATTAGAGCAAGTTGAGGTGAAAGCCGGAGATGTATTTGATGCTGATTTTGCTGAAGCAATTACTCAAATTCCAGCTGCTTCTGATAAGATGAAAGGTAAGATTGTTGATGTTCTTGAGAAAGGATATAAATTGGGAGATAAAATTATTCGTTTTCCAAAAGTGGTAATCGGAAACTAA
- a CDS encoding sigma-54 dependent transcriptional regulator, producing the protein MSKILIIEDEAAIRRVLTKILSEESDTYQVEDAEDGIAGFEKIKNNDYDLVLCDIKMPKMDGVELLEAVKKIKPEIPMVMISGHGDMETAINTMRLGAFDYISKPPDLNRLLNTVRNALDKKQLVVENKILKKKVSKNYEMIGDSEAINHIKLMIDKVAPTEARVLITGPNGTGKELVAHQLHEKSERASFSLIEVNCAAIPSELIESELFGHVKGAFTSAIKDRAGKFEAADKGTIFLDEIGDMSLSAQAKVLRALQESVITRVGADKDIKVDVRVIAATNKDLKLEIAEGRFREDLYHRLAVILIKVPSLNERREDIPALISHFADKIASEQGNAVKKFSKDAIKLLQEYDWTGNIRELRNVVERLIILGGNEISENDVKLFASK; encoded by the coding sequence ATGAGTAAAATATTAATCATAGAAGACGAAGCGGCTATTCGAAGAGTATTAACAAAAATACTTTCAGAGGAAAGTGATACCTATCAGGTGGAAGATGCAGAAGATGGGATTGCTGGATTCGAAAAAATAAAAAACAACGACTACGATCTGGTTTTGTGCGATATCAAAATGCCAAAAATGGACGGAGTGGAATTGCTTGAAGCAGTAAAAAAAATAAAACCCGAAATTCCAATGGTTATGATTTCTGGTCATGGCGATATGGAAACGGCTATCAATACAATGCGTCTTGGGGCTTTTGATTATATTTCTAAACCACCGGATTTAAACCGATTGTTGAATACGGTTAGAAACGCCTTGGACAAGAAACAACTTGTAGTTGAGAATAAAATATTAAAGAAAAAAGTCAGTAAGAACTATGAGATGATAGGGGATAGCGAGGCTATTAATCATATTAAATTAATGATTGATAAAGTGGCTCCAACTGAAGCAAGAGTTCTAATCACAGGGCCTAACGGAACCGGAAAAGAATTAGTTGCCCATCAATTACACGAAAAAAGCGAACGTGCCAGTTTTTCTTTAATAGAAGTGAATTGCGCTGCTATTCCTTCTGAATTGATAGAAAGTGAGTTGTTTGGTCACGTGAAAGGTGCTTTTACATCTGCAATTAAAGATCGAGCGGGTAAATTTGAAGCTGCCGATAAAGGAACTATTTTTCTGGATGAAATTGGAGATATGAGTCTTTCTGCCCAAGCCAAAGTATTGCGTGCATTGCAAGAAAGTGTAATAACAAGAGTGGGTGCTGACAAAGACATTAAAGTCGATGTTCGCGTAATTGCAGCGACTAATAAAGATTTGAAATTAGAAATTGCCGAAGGTCGTTTCCGTGAAGATTTATACCACAGATTAGCTGTAATATTAATCAAGGTGCCTTCATTGAATGAGAGACGCGAAGATATTCCAGCTTTAATTTCGCATTTTGCAGATAAAATTGCTTCTGAGCAAGGAAATGCAGTGAAGAAATTTTCAAAGGATGCTATTAAACTGTTACAAGAATATGACTGGACAGGTAATATCAGGGAATTGAGAAATGTAGTGGAACGTTTAATAATCCTTGGAGGAAATGAAATCTCTGAGAATGATGTGAAGTTGTTCGCGAGTAAATAA
- a CDS encoding ABC transporter permease: MSIISLIIKREFIAKVRNKSFIVMTFLSPLLFVGIAAFVGYLSSMKADTKRIAIHDESGLFVKEFTIRNSDKGEYKYVDLSLIDTSFLKDSITNESYEGLLIIPKVNDVKELEKKIQFISNSSPSIVFIENVQDIIAKKITKTNLEKAHLDTLAIQNAQSKVNISLTKATGEESLKGLNEIKIAIGGGFGYLIMMFIIIYGNMVMRSVIEEKTNRIIEIIISSVKPFQLMIGKIIGTSLAGILQFMIWAVIGLSLMFAASMFFGVNVGPTAKIPPEVMQQAQQELTGTAQMYIKEIWNLPIASMLIGFVIYFIGGYFLYSSFYAAIGAAVDNQTDSQQFLLPIIMPLMLSVYVGFFSVINDPHGTIAVLFSMIPLTSPIVMLMRIPFGVPWWQIAISVSLLFATFFLVVWFAAKIYRVGILMYGKKPTWKELYKWLKY; the protein is encoded by the coding sequence ATGAGCATTATATCATTAATCATAAAACGAGAATTCATTGCCAAGGTCCGCAATAAGTCTTTTATCGTAATGACTTTCCTTAGTCCGCTACTTTTTGTGGGGATTGCAGCATTTGTAGGCTATTTGAGTTCTATGAAAGCCGATACTAAACGCATCGCTATCCACGATGAATCGGGGTTGTTTGTCAAAGAATTCACGATAAGAAATTCGGATAAAGGCGAATACAAATACGTGGATTTATCTTTAATCGACACTAGTTTTTTAAAAGATAGTATTACCAATGAAAGTTATGAAGGCTTACTGATTATCCCAAAAGTAAACGATGTTAAAGAATTAGAAAAGAAAATTCAATTCATTTCAAACAGCAGTCCTAGCATTGTATTTATAGAGAATGTTCAGGATATTATTGCCAAAAAGATTACCAAAACCAATTTAGAAAAAGCACATCTTGATACCCTGGCGATTCAAAACGCTCAGTCTAAAGTCAATATCAGTTTGACAAAAGCTACTGGGGAAGAGAGTTTAAAAGGGCTAAACGAAATCAAAATCGCTATTGGAGGTGGATTTGGATACCTGATTATGATGTTTATCATCATTTATGGTAATATGGTTATGCGAAGCGTCATTGAAGAAAAAACAAACCGAATTATAGAAATCATTATTTCATCGGTAAAGCCGTTCCAATTGATGATTGGAAAAATCATCGGAACCTCATTAGCAGGAATTCTTCAGTTTATGATATGGGCTGTTATAGGACTTTCGTTAATGTTTGCCGCCTCGATGTTTTTTGGAGTAAACGTAGGGCCTACAGCAAAAATTCCGCCCGAAGTAATGCAACAAGCACAGCAGGAATTAACTGGAACTGCCCAGATGTACATCAAAGAAATTTGGAATCTGCCTATAGCAAGTATGTTGATAGGATTTGTGATTTATTTCATAGGTGGTTATTTTTTATACAGTTCATTCTATGCCGCAATTGGTGCTGCGGTAGATAATCAAACCGACTCACAGCAATTTCTATTGCCTATCATTATGCCATTAATGCTGAGTGTTTATGTTGGTTTTTTTAGTGTGATAAATGACCCTCACGGGACTATTGCAGTTTTGTTTTCAATGATACCATTGACTTCGCCTATAGTAATGTTAATGCGAATTCCTTTTGGAGTGCCGTGGTGGCAAATCGCCATTTCCGTATCTTTGTTGTTCGCCACTTTCTTTTTAGTGGTTTGGTTTGCAGCCAAAATCTACCGAGTAGGGATATTAATGTATGGAAAGAAGCCCACTTGGAAAGAATTGTATAAGTGGTTGAAATATTAA
- a CDS encoding DEAD/DEAH box helicase — protein sequence MKLKKLNENLKQALIENGLTEANEMQQDTFSTIKSGSDCIILSESGTGKSTTIVLNVIQQLVCEGEESPRALIIVEDKAKVLAMEEMFEKLGKYTDLRVYGVHDKGDMEYDKNYISTGIDVLIGTPKKLSDMFTTAGFNINRLKMFVLDDSDPILKLRYETKIMRMSNSITKTQRIIFADHLTDRIEILADKMLLEPLIFEFEEGDEEEDEDEENEEEN from the coding sequence ATGAAATTAAAAAAATTAAACGAAAATTTAAAACAAGCGTTAATTGAAAACGGTTTAACCGAAGCCAATGAAATGCAACAAGACACATTCTCTACCATAAAAAGTGGTTCGGATTGTATTATTCTATCTGAAAGCGGAACCGGAAAATCTACGACTATTGTACTTAATGTAATCCAACAATTAGTATGTGAAGGAGAAGAGTCTCCGCGTGCCTTGATTATCGTGGAAGACAAAGCCAAAGTTTTGGCAATGGAAGAAATGTTTGAAAAATTAGGTAAGTATACTGATTTACGTGTCTACGGTGTGCACGATAAAGGGGATATGGAATACGATAAAAATTATATTTCTACTGGAATCGATGTATTGATTGGTACACCGAAGAAACTGAGTGATATGTTTACCACAGCTGGTTTCAATATAAACAGATTAAAAATGTTTGTCCTTGATGACTCAGATCCTATTTTGAAACTGCGTTACGAAACTAAGATTATGCGTATGTCTAACAGCATTACAAAAACGCAACGCATAATATTTGCAGACCATCTTACGGATAGAATTGAAATTCTAGCCGATAAAATGTTGTTAGAGCCTCTTATTTTTGAATTTGAGGAAGGTGATGAAGAAGAGGACGAAGATGAAGAAAATGAAGAAGAAAATTAA
- the hisS gene encoding histidine--tRNA ligase: MASKPSIPKGTRDFSPAEVAKRQYIMQIIKSNFEKFGFQPIETPSFENSDTLMGKYGEEGDRLIFKILNSGDYLAKANESHLQNKDSNKLTSTISEKALRYDLTVPFARYVVQHQNEIEFPFKRYQIQPVWRADRPQKGRFREFFQCDADVVGSKSLWQEVELVQLYDTVFTSLGLNGVTVKINNRKILSGIAEVIGASDKLIDFTVALDKLDKIGEDGVKKEMIEKGISEEALVKVQPLFNFTGTISEKLEKLSLLLATSAEGMKGVEELKFICENVMKLGLSSAILDLDVTLARGLNYYTGAIFEVAPPKEVAMGSIGGGGRYDDLTGIFGLKNMSGVGISFGLDRIYLVVEELNLFPETVTETTKALFINYGDTEAFYAMQAIQKLRATGIKVELYPDNAKVAKQFQHADKRSIPFAVIVGDQEMAAKTFSLKNLVSGEQVLLDFEGLKEALS; this comes from the coding sequence ATGGCATCTAAACCGAGTATTCCAAAAGGAACAAGAGATTTTTCACCTGCTGAGGTGGCAAAACGTCAATATATAATGCAAATTATTAAAAGTAATTTTGAGAAATTTGGTTTCCAACCTATAGAAACCCCTTCTTTTGAAAACTCTGATACCTTAATGGGTAAATACGGAGAAGAAGGAGATCGTTTGATTTTTAAAATTTTGAACTCGGGTGATTATTTGGCGAAAGCCAATGAATCTCATTTGCAAAATAAGGATAGTAATAAACTAACTTCAACTATTTCTGAAAAAGCGTTGCGTTATGACTTAACGGTTCCTTTTGCCAGGTACGTGGTGCAACATCAAAACGAAATTGAATTCCCATTTAAAAGATACCAGATACAACCCGTTTGGCGTGCAGATCGTCCTCAAAAAGGTCGTTTCAGAGAGTTTTTTCAGTGTGATGCTGATGTTGTTGGCTCTAAATCTTTATGGCAAGAAGTAGAGTTAGTTCAGCTTTATGATACTGTATTCACTTCTTTAGGATTGAACGGAGTGACTGTAAAAATCAATAATCGAAAAATATTATCTGGAATTGCCGAGGTAATTGGAGCTTCAGATAAATTAATCGATTTCACTGTTGCGCTTGATAAATTGGATAAAATAGGGGAAGATGGAGTCAAAAAGGAAATGATTGAAAAAGGAATTTCCGAAGAGGCTTTAGTAAAAGTTCAGCCTTTATTTAATTTCACAGGCACTATTTCTGAGAAATTAGAAAAATTATCGCTGCTTTTAGCTACTTCTGCGGAAGGGATGAAAGGAGTTGAGGAATTGAAATTCATTTGTGAAAACGTGATGAAATTAGGATTGTCCTCAGCAATTTTAGACTTAGATGTTACTTTGGCTCGTGGGCTGAATTATTATACTGGAGCCATTTTTGAAGTTGCACCTCCTAAAGAAGTTGCAATGGGATCTATTGGTGGTGGCGGTAGATACGACGATTTGACGGGAATTTTTGGATTGAAGAATATGAGCGGTGTGGGAATTTCTTTTGGATTAGACCGAATTTATTTGGTTGTGGAAGAATTAAATTTATTTCCTGAAACAGTTACTGAAACCACTAAAGCTTTGTTTATTAATTACGGAGATACGGAAGCTTTTTACGCTATGCAAGCAATTCAAAAATTGAGAGCTACAGGAATAAAAGTCGAATTGTATCCAGATAACGCCAAAGTGGCAAAACAATTTCAACATGCCGATAAACGAAGTATTCCTTTTGCAGTAATCGTAGGGGATCAGGAAATGGCCGCTAAAACGTTCTCACTTAAAAACCTAGTTAGCGGAGAGCAGGTTTTACTTGATTTTGAAGGCTTAAAGGAGGCTTTGTCATAA
- a CDS encoding transposase — MNANLKEIRKLRVYSEEFKKGIVSFYESGKYSVLQLERLYGVNNVTIYNWIYKFSTFNEKGIRVVEMKDSNIDKLKQLELKIKELEQAVGQKQIKIDYLEKMIDIAKDEFNIDIKKNSNTPQSAGSLRTRK, encoded by the coding sequence ATGAATGCAAATTTAAAAGAAATTAGGAAACTCCGAGTTTATTCGGAAGAGTTTAAAAAAGGAATCGTAAGTTTTTACGAAAGCGGGAAGTATAGTGTTCTGCAATTAGAACGACTTTACGGAGTAAATAACGTTACAATCTACAATTGGATTTATAAATTTTCTACTTTTAATGAAAAAGGAATTAGAGTTGTAGAAATGAAAGATAGTAACATTGATAAGCTAAAACAGTTAGAACTCAAGATAAAAGAACTTGAACAAGCGGTTGGTCAGAAGCAAATAAAAATTGATTATCTCGAAAAGATGATTGATATAGCTAAAGATGAATTTAATATCGACATAAAAAAAAACTCCAACACCCCACAATCAGCTGGTTCGTTGAGAACCAGAAAGTAA
- a CDS encoding Cof-type HAD-IIB family hydrolase, producing the protein MKYKMLVLDMDDTLLTDDHKISDENAAMIFQAREKGVQVILASGRPTAAMTSFAKELNLDSYMISYNGAVITDLKDGTTLFEQTLTKEQIHELYDYSLKSKTHIITYLNGEVLSESDSEYIDVELNITGLKHNKVADFKAEVNSAAVKCILLEEPGYLKEVEKDLKAAMPHLSVSMSKPFFLEVAQNGIDKAASIKILAEKLGIKQSEIIAVGNAGNDLTMVEYAGLGVWVDNVTPELRDRANVIVASNNNHGVAEVVRRFILN; encoded by the coding sequence ATGAAATATAAAATGTTGGTTTTAGACATGGATGATACCTTGTTGACTGATGACCATAAAATTTCTGATGAGAATGCAGCAATGATTTTTCAGGCAAGAGAAAAAGGGGTGCAGGTTATTCTAGCCTCAGGTAGACCTACTGCCGCGATGACTTCTTTCGCTAAAGAACTTAATTTAGACTCTTATATGATTTCGTATAACGGAGCCGTAATTACTGATTTGAAAGACGGTACAACTTTATTCGAACAAACTTTAACCAAAGAGCAAATTCATGAGCTGTATGATTATAGTTTGAAAAGTAAAACTCATATCATCACTTATCTTAACGGCGAAGTACTTAGTGAAAGCGATTCAGAATATATAGATGTCGAACTTAATATCACGGGATTAAAACACAACAAAGTGGCTGATTTCAAAGCGGAAGTAAATTCAGCTGCGGTGAAATGTATTTTGCTGGAAGAACCCGGCTATCTTAAAGAAGTGGAAAAAGACCTGAAAGCGGCTATGCCTCATCTTAGTGTAAGTATGTCAAAACCTTTTTTCCTGGAAGTAGCTCAAAACGGAATTGACAAAGCTGCAAGTATTAAAATATTAGCAGAGAAACTGGGTATTAAACAAAGCGAAATCATAGCTGTGGGTAATGCAGGAAATGACCTGACGATGGTAGAATACGCTGGTTTAGGTGTCTGGGTTGATAATGTGACTCCGGAATTAAGAGACCGTGCTAATGTGATTGTAGCGTCAAACAACAATCATGGAGTGGCAGAGGTGGTAAGACGATTTATATTGAATTAG
- a CDS encoding ABC transporter permease, which translates to MMLNLFKENVRIALGSIRTQLLRTTLTVLIIAIGITALVGILTVVSALENTISSDFASMGANTFNLKQYENTIRNNNREERKVINPIISYPDAIAFKNKFKYPFSQTSLSFTATSRAEVKHAGDKTDPEISIIGVDERFIPNSGLETSLGRNFNGFDIDNNTYVCVVGSDFEKGLLKDINPIDKIISIRGAKFKVIGVLKEKGSTFGNSQDLRVLIPIQVARSLFSAPNINYTVSVMVTKKELLDQAIDNATSTMRRVRKLTPIKDNNFGVVRSDDLINRILGITKYLGLASWLIGVITILGSSIALMNIMIVSVTERTREIGVRKALGAKKSTVAMQFFIETLIIGQMGGIAGIIFGILIGFGIATAMSFAFVIPWTAIFAAFLTSFMVAIVSGLYPAIKASKLDPIEALRHE; encoded by the coding sequence ATGATGCTAAATTTATTCAAAGAAAATGTTAGGATTGCATTAGGTTCTATTAGAACGCAATTACTACGAACCACACTTACCGTGTTAATTATTGCTATAGGAATTACTGCATTAGTAGGGATTCTTACAGTAGTTTCAGCTTTAGAAAACACAATCTCCTCCGACTTCGCCTCGATGGGAGCCAATACTTTCAACCTAAAACAATACGAAAACACCATTCGGAATAACAATAGAGAGGAACGTAAAGTCATAAATCCTATTATTTCTTATCCTGATGCAATTGCATTCAAAAATAAATTCAAATACCCTTTTTCTCAAACCTCGCTTTCCTTTACAGCCACTTCCAGAGCTGAAGTAAAACACGCAGGAGATAAAACTGATCCTGAAATTTCGATTATTGGAGTTGATGAACGTTTCATCCCAAATTCTGGATTAGAAACTAGTCTAGGAAGAAATTTTAATGGTTTTGACATTGACAACAATACGTATGTATGTGTCGTGGGTTCTGATTTTGAAAAAGGATTACTAAAAGACATTAACCCAATTGATAAAATAATTTCTATTAGAGGAGCAAAGTTTAAGGTAATTGGAGTTCTAAAAGAAAAAGGTTCCACTTTTGGGAACAGTCAGGATTTAAGAGTCTTAATCCCAATACAAGTTGCCCGCTCTTTATTTTCTGCGCCAAACATTAACTATACAGTAAGTGTTATGGTTACCAAAAAAGAATTATTAGACCAAGCCATTGACAACGCAACAAGTACAATGCGAAGAGTTCGTAAGCTAACCCCAATAAAAGACAATAATTTTGGTGTAGTACGAAGCGATGATTTAATCAACAGAATCCTTGGAATTACAAAATACCTAGGACTTGCTTCATGGCTTATAGGTGTTATTACAATTCTAGGATCTTCTATTGCTTTGATGAATATTATGATTGTTTCAGTAACCGAACGTACCCGTGAAATAGGAGTTAGAAAAGCACTTGGTGCCAAAAAATCAACAGTAGCAATGCAGTTTTTTATTGAAACTTTAATCATAGGTCAAATGGGAGGAATAGCCGGAATTATTTTCGGAATCCTGATTGGATTTGGAATCGCAACTGCTATGAGTTTTGCTTTTGTAATCCCATGGACCGCAATATTCGCAGCCTTTTTAACTAGTTTTATGGTAGCAATAGTTTCCGGATTGTATCCAGCAATAAAAGCATCTAAATTAGATCCTATCGAAGCATTACGCCACGAATAG
- a CDS encoding DUF2007 domain-containing protein, with translation MGLMKVFSGSEILAIALKEKMEAIGVDTVMKDNIQSARLAGFGSSGSAVELFIQETDFSKANPVIEEFRMSI, from the coding sequence ATGGGATTGATGAAAGTGTTTTCTGGAAGCGAAATTTTAGCTATTGCTTTAAAAGAAAAAATGGAAGCTATAGGTGTTGATACGGTTATGAAAGATAATATCCAGTCAGCTAGGTTAGCGGGTTTTGGAAGTTCAGGATCAGCCGTTGAGTTATTTATTCAAGAAACTGATTTTTCAAAAGCCAATCCGGTTATTGAAGAATTTAGAATGAGTATTTAA
- a CDS encoding IS3 family transposase produces MSKQAVNQYSKRQVAFERKIECLILEAEELRKEHPGCGVEKMYYALRPNFIGRDRFIDTFMDLGFRIKRHKNYRRTTFSVKVYFPNLIKSMSVYAPSTIWQSDITYIYVGERFYYAVFIIDVYTKKIVGHQLSNHMRATANLSAMQMALENNQAPMIHHSDRGSQYIYNEYIALLKVSGCEISMALSGQDNAYAERINRTIKEEYIDHWKPKTFEQLKKDVDRAVEHYNNKRPHNNIGKLSPVDFENNWFNNPLFSKPIITIFDNDKLIEIGQL; encoded by the coding sequence ATAAGCAAGCAAGCAGTTAATCAGTATTCAAAAAGACAGGTTGCTTTTGAAAGAAAGATAGAATGTCTGATTTTAGAAGCAGAGGAACTAAGGAAAGAACACCCTGGTTGTGGGGTTGAGAAAATGTATTATGCTTTGCGTCCTAATTTCATAGGAAGAGATAGATTTATCGATACGTTTATGGATTTAGGGTTCAGGATAAAAAGGCATAAAAATTACAGGAGAACAACGTTTTCTGTGAAAGTTTATTTTCCGAATCTAATAAAGTCAATGTCTGTATATGCTCCGTCGACGATTTGGCAATCGGATATAACTTATATTTATGTTGGAGAAAGATTTTATTACGCAGTGTTTATAATAGATGTTTATACAAAGAAAATCGTTGGACATCAACTATCTAATCATATGAGAGCTACTGCTAATTTAAGCGCAATGCAAATGGCATTAGAAAACAATCAAGCTCCAATGATACACCACTCTGATAGAGGTAGTCAGTATATTTACAATGAATATATAGCTCTTCTCAAAGTGAGTGGATGCGAAATCAGCATGGCATTGTCAGGACAAGACAATGCTTATGCAGAAAGGATTAACAGAACAATAAAAGAAGAGTATATAGACCATTGGAAACCTAAAACATTTGAACAATTAAAAAAGGATGTAGATAGAGCAGTTGAACATTATAATAATAAGAGACCTCATAACAACATAGGGAAATTAAGCCCTGTTGATTTTGAAAATAATTGGTTCAATAATCCTCTTTTTTCTAAGCCTATTATTACTATTTTTGACAATGATAAATTAATAGAAATCGGTCAACTTTAA